One Desulfovibrio fairfieldensis genomic window carries:
- a CDS encoding TRAP transporter substrate-binding protein: protein MKKLYLVLLAMALVVSCGFSTASAKTYELKIQTSLATSSMYFKTLERLKKNIEELSQGQIKVELYADGAIVKNFEIFDAVSEGLVNGGMCWTHWASGKHPAGTLFSAPIGGLGYGLDQMAQLSWMFEGDGIKLLNEYYQDILKLDMMSWPVLPMGPECFGWFHEKYTSHTQINKLTFRAPPGVPAEAFKEMGMPVVSMAGGDIIPAAQRGAIDAAEWIAPGEDIVMGFPEIWKHYYLQGLHQAISIGDVYINKTWFEALPKHLQMVVNVAMKACVTDQLLNGIKVNSEALEKMVRENGVVIEETPADYYPAFMKAARTVIAKYTKDPFFKKVHDSQIAWAKLTVPFQVRSNGLYYMMGKTAMDEGIITDYK from the coding sequence ATGAAGAAGCTGTATTTAGTATTGTTAGCCATGGCTCTGGTGGTTTCCTGCGGGTTTTCCACGGCATCGGCCAAGACCTACGAGTTGAAAATCCAGACCTCTCTGGCGACCTCAAGTATGTACTTCAAGACGCTGGAACGTCTGAAGAAAAACATTGAGGAACTCTCTCAGGGCCAGATCAAGGTCGAACTGTATGCCGACGGCGCAATCGTCAAAAACTTCGAAATATTCGACGCCGTGAGCGAAGGCCTGGTCAACGGCGGCATGTGCTGGACGCACTGGGCCTCGGGCAAGCATCCCGCGGGCACGCTCTTTTCAGCCCCCATCGGCGGTCTGGGCTACGGCCTTGACCAGATGGCGCAGCTTTCCTGGATGTTCGAAGGCGACGGCATCAAGCTGCTCAACGAATATTATCAGGACATCCTGAAGCTGGACATGATGTCCTGGCCCGTATTGCCCATGGGCCCCGAATGTTTCGGCTGGTTCCATGAAAAATACACGTCCCACACCCAGATCAACAAGCTGACCTTCCGCGCCCCTCCAGGCGTGCCCGCGGAAGCTTTTAAGGAAATGGGCATGCCCGTCGTGTCCATGGCCGGCGGCGACATCATTCCCGCCGCCCAGCGCGGCGCCATTGACGCGGCCGAATGGATCGCTCCCGGCGAAGATATTGTGATGGGCTTCCCCGAAATCTGGAAGCACTATTATCTGCAGGGCCTGCACCAGGCCATTTCCATCGGCGACGTATATATCAACAAGACATGGTTCGAAGCGCTGCCCAAACACCTCCAGATGGTGGTCAACGTGGCCATGAAGGCCTGCGTCACCGATCAGCTGCTCAACGGCATCAAGGTCAACTCCGAGGCCCTGGAAAAGATGGTACGCGAAAACGGCGTGGTCATCGAGGAAACTCCGGCCGACTACTATCCCGCTTTCATGAAGGCGGCCCGCACAGTCATAGCCAAGTACACCAAGGATCCTTTCTTCAAAAAGGTGCACGACTCCCAGATCGCCTGGGCAAAGCTCACCGTGCCCTTCCAGGTGCGCTCCAACGGCCTGTATTACATGATGGGCAAAACCGCCATGGATGAAGGTATCATCACCGACTACAAGTAA
- a CDS encoding ATPase, with translation MPHHFSSAAPQPQSPTPPSQSHSELAERIARFQTAAQDLFAMYEPAVQGSGLTPRPGPDSDGETRCYYLSAGAVQHERNLLKQYSAKDFRDLLAETYMLLVGVVKIMKSTHHDVRVKGYVIASLGCLLEQASNLVLRMRNVYDRMERVSR, from the coding sequence ATGCCCCATCATTTCTCGAGCGCTGCTCCGCAGCCGCAGTCGCCAACGCCCCCTTCTCAGAGCCATTCCGAACTGGCGGAACGGATCGCAAGATTCCAGACCGCCGCCCAGGACCTGTTTGCCATGTATGAACCGGCAGTACAGGGCAGCGGGCTCACCCCGCGTCCCGGCCCGGATTCGGACGGCGAAACCCGCTGCTACTACCTTTCAGCGGGAGCGGTGCAGCACGAGCGTAACCTTTTGAAACAATACAGCGCGAAAGATTTTCGCGACCTGCTGGCGGAAACCTATATGCTCCTGGTGGGCGTGGTCAAAATAATGAAAAGCACGCACCATGACGTGCGCGTAAAAGGCTATGTCATTGCCAGCCTGGGCTGCCTCCTTGAGCAGGCGTCCAATCTGGTGTTGCGAATGCGGAATGTCTACGACAGGATGGAAAGGGTCAGCCGGTAA
- a CDS encoding aldehyde dehydrogenase family protein, translated as MSDFPYVKIKNFINGQWREEAGTPVKPLYNPSTGEQIGEVPMSGADACEAAIATAWEAYQTWREVPVAKRVAYIFKLREAMIRNHEKLAQGIAWDQAKHISEARGEVQRVIEILESACGTPSLIQGDILDQISSSISVKVVRQSLGVFGGVAPFNFPALVFGWFIPYAIAAGNTFIFKPSTQSPYFMQLICELFQEIGLPAGVVNVIHGDRSIPGTWYEDPRMAGVCLVGSTPTAKKMAEGCARGAKRSMLLGGAKNMLLVMEDANLDIFVNNFLNSCYGSAGQRCLAGSIVAAVPEIYDTVMERILEASKTVKVGDAFDPDVYMGPLISRAAADNVAKYVDIALAHGNCELILDGRNPVLPEKNKNGFFVGPTIIRDVTPCNPLFTTEVFGPLVATIKVADMDDALNLIRASEFGNGACIFTQNAYYIERFSRLADVGMVGVNVGICAPHPYVPFGGIKGSLLGTDKVQGKDGLNFFTQNKVTTVRTHHPKGQAPKPAANTSIRSCVAS; from the coding sequence ATGTCCGACTTTCCCTACGTCAAGATCAAAAACTTCATCAACGGCCAGTGGCGTGAAGAAGCAGGCACGCCGGTCAAGCCTTTGTACAACCCCTCCACCGGCGAACAGATCGGCGAAGTGCCCATGTCCGGGGCGGATGCCTGCGAAGCGGCCATCGCCACGGCCTGGGAGGCCTACCAGACCTGGCGCGAAGTCCCGGTGGCCAAGCGCGTGGCCTATATCTTCAAGCTGCGCGAGGCCATGATCCGCAATCACGAAAAACTGGCCCAGGGCATTGCCTGGGACCAGGCCAAGCACATCTCCGAAGCGCGCGGCGAAGTGCAGCGCGTCATCGAGATTCTGGAATCCGCCTGCGGCACGCCTTCCCTGATCCAGGGCGACATTCTGGACCAGATCTCAAGCAGCATTTCCGTCAAGGTCGTGCGGCAGTCCCTGGGCGTGTTCGGCGGCGTGGCCCCCTTCAACTTCCCGGCCCTGGTCTTCGGCTGGTTCATCCCCTACGCCATCGCGGCGGGCAATACCTTCATCTTCAAGCCTTCCACCCAGTCGCCCTACTTTATGCAGCTCATCTGCGAGCTCTTCCAGGAAATCGGCCTGCCCGCGGGCGTGGTCAACGTGATCCACGGCGACCGCTCCATTCCCGGCACCTGGTATGAAGACCCGCGCATGGCCGGAGTCTGCCTAGTGGGTTCCACGCCCACGGCCAAAAAAATGGCCGAGGGCTGCGCCAGAGGGGCCAAGCGTTCCATGCTCCTGGGCGGGGCCAAGAACATGCTTCTGGTCATGGAAGACGCCAATCTGGACATCTTTGTGAACAACTTCCTCAACTCCTGCTACGGCTCGGCCGGGCAGCGCTGCCTGGCCGGGTCCATCGTGGCCGCCGTGCCCGAAATCTACGACACGGTCATGGAGCGCATTCTGGAAGCCTCCAAAACCGTCAAGGTGGGCGACGCCTTTGATCCCGACGTCTACATGGGACCGCTGATCTCCCGCGCAGCCGCCGACAATGTCGCCAAGTACGTGGACATCGCCCTTGCCCACGGCAATTGCGAACTTATTCTTGATGGGCGCAATCCCGTCCTGCCCGAAAAGAACAAAAACGGCTTCTTCGTGGGGCCCACCATCATCAGGGACGTGACCCCCTGCAACCCCCTGTTCACCACCGAAGTCTTCGGGCCGCTGGTAGCCACCATCAAGGTGGCGGACATGGACGACGCCCTCAACCTGATCCGGGCTTCGGAATTCGGCAACGGCGCGTGCATCTTCACCCAGAACGCCTATTACATCGAGCGCTTCAGCCGTCTGGCCGACGTGGGCATGGTGGGCGTGAACGTGGGCATCTGCGCGCCGCATCCCTATGTGCCCTTCGGCGGCATCAAGGGCTCGCTGCTGGGCACGGACAAGGTTCAGGGCAAGGACGGCCTGAACTTCTTCACCCAGAACAAAGTCACCACCGTGCGCACACATCATCCCAAGGGGCAGGCGCCCAAGCCCGCCGCCAATACATCAATACGATCCTGCGTGGCATCGTAA
- a CDS encoding bifunctional methionine sulfoxide reductase B/A protein, translated as MPYLIFSISRRAPTLFLLLWLVVPAMAAAAAASDEAAMNTGHPMPPLSEREADVLLRKATEAPYTGRYLNNHAAGTYICRQCGMPLYHSEDKFESGCGWPSFDDAVPGAVRRVPDADGQRVEILCAHCGGHLGHVFEGEGFTDKNTRHCVNSLSMSFAPAGSEEEKAAFARAKAVAACTGTAIVAGGCFWGVEDAFHKLPGVCEAVSGYTGGHVPAPGYEDVSRGDTGHAEAVRVTFDPSKVTYEQVLRRFFEIHDPTQLNRQGPDVGEQYRSAVFYLDEEQKAVAEKLMARLRELGYKVVTQLRPAGAFYEAEAYHQRFAERTGRGACHLAVPRFERRADGSPVE; from the coding sequence ATGCCCTATCTCATCTTCAGCATATCCCGGCGCGCGCCCACGCTTTTTCTGCTGCTCTGGCTGGTTGTTCCGGCTATGGCGGCCGCAGCGGCCGCGTCCGACGAGGCAGCCATGAATACCGGACATCCCATGCCCCCGCTCAGCGAGCGGGAGGCTGACGTTTTGTTGCGCAAGGCCACAGAGGCCCCCTATACGGGCCGTTATCTCAACAATCACGCGGCGGGCACCTATATCTGCCGCCAGTGCGGCATGCCGCTCTACCACTCCGAGGACAAATTTGAATCCGGCTGCGGCTGGCCCAGTTTTGACGACGCCGTGCCCGGCGCGGTGCGCCGCGTGCCCGATGCCGACGGGCAGCGGGTGGAAATTCTCTGCGCGCATTGCGGCGGGCATCTGGGGCATGTTTTTGAAGGCGAAGGCTTCACGGACAAGAATACCCGCCATTGCGTCAATTCCCTGTCCATGAGTTTCGCGCCCGCGGGCAGCGAGGAGGAAAAGGCGGCCTTTGCCCGCGCCAAGGCCGTTGCGGCCTGCACGGGCACGGCCATTGTGGCCGGGGGGTGCTTCTGGGGGGTGGAGGATGCCTTCCACAAACTGCCCGGCGTCTGTGAGGCGGTTTCCGGCTATACGGGCGGACATGTCCCGGCGCCCGGCTATGAGGACGTCAGCCGGGGCGACACCGGGCACGCCGAGGCCGTGCGGGTGACCTTCGACCCGTCGAAAGTCACCTATGAGCAGGTTCTGCGCCGTTTTTTCGAGATCCACGATCCCACCCAGCTCAACCGCCAGGGTCCGGATGTGGGCGAGCAATACCGCTCGGCCGTTTTTTATCTGGATGAGGAACAGAAGGCCGTGGCCGAAAAGCTCATGGCCCGGCTCAGGGAGCTGGGCTACAAGGTGGTGACGCAATTACGCCCGGCCGGGGCTTTTTATGAGGCTGAAGCCTACCACCAGCGCTTCGCGGAGCGCACCGGCCGAGGAGCCTGCCATCTGGCGGTGCCGCGTTTCGAGCGCCGTGCCGACGGCAGTCCGGTGGAATAG
- a CDS encoding Crp/Fnr family transcriptional regulator, with protein sequence MTIPAQTPPVDSTDGEMARIGHVADLNKPWEDVLRYAVRSVYPKDAVIPHQKTRGMYYLSRGSVGIFYTSSCGRERLTLCIEPGCLFNEARTLAGYNPEGRFVCTSESEIWRFPENLLEDAAFIREHPVQIANLLRSMGIKMLIHYTFLADMGTGRHEIHLCRFILSLARKNNSQSAFPCHMTQQEVADLLGIHRATLARALQRLKQHGVISSFTARKVQISDWNLLLSLASR encoded by the coding sequence ATGACAATCCCCGCTCAGACCCCGCCCGTCGACTCGACCGATGGGGAAATGGCCCGCATCGGGCATGTGGCCGACCTCAACAAGCCCTGGGAGGACGTGCTGCGCTACGCCGTCAGATCCGTCTATCCCAAGGACGCCGTTATTCCACACCAGAAGACCAGGGGCATGTACTACCTGTCCCGTGGCTCGGTGGGCATTTTCTACACCTCTTCCTGCGGCCGCGAACGGCTCACCCTGTGCATCGAACCGGGCTGCCTGTTCAATGAAGCGCGCACCCTGGCCGGATACAATCCCGAGGGACGCTTTGTCTGCACCTCGGAGTCCGAAATCTGGCGCTTTCCGGAAAATCTGCTGGAGGACGCCGCCTTTATCCGCGAGCACCCGGTCCAGATCGCCAACCTGCTGCGCTCCATGGGCATCAAGATGCTCATCCACTATACCTTTCTGGCGGACATGGGCACCGGCCGCCACGAAATCCACCTCTGCCGCTTCATCCTCAGCCTGGCCCGCAAAAACAACAGCCAAAGCGCCTTTCCCTGCCACATGACCCAGCAGGAAGTGGCCGATCTGCTGGGCATCCACCGGGCCACCCTGGCCCGCGCCCTGCAACGCCTCAAACAGCACGGCGTGATCTCCTCCTTTACCGCCCGCAAAGTCCAGATCAGCGACTGGAATCTGCTGCTCTCCCTGGCAAGCCGCTGA
- a CDS encoding methyl-accepting chemotaxis protein has product MTIRAKLISLMASFIAAIVLVVSFMAYYAYKDSYQIAVSGSKTTVQSVTNYVSLFFNTAEDNSAFLAGLPQTAEAAGYLPSHVGLGASKTHTRREMSPQALELDKILEQLAESSASYLAVGLGSTDGGFLEYPPIAYPAGFDPRKRPWYQSAEDSGTGAAHSVYLNAAGTPVCSFVHTVKDGGRTAGVSYIEVSLATLSKSISAMEIGRTGRLTLIDPSGIIVATRNAEALFSKVADKKMPGLDTIYAMPNGVHMAKVNGRDVLVNIFSDQRGWKYVYAIDADEVFAGTYAMLRISVIFSLVMAVAVFILGALILRSINRPLGLLSSTSETIADGDIQAALPDRVLFSGELLSLYESFAKMLAHINETLRRSQESEQKAHREEEKARASMLRAEEAGAAAQAKTTAMLGVAESLDKAIRVISDASGALSVQIEQSDRIASESARSLTEAATAINEMNATVQEVARNVSTTSRFSGETRAKAESGAQVVHQSLQSIERVHAVSLELRTDMERLNEHAGAISRIMTVISDIADQTNLLALNAAIEAARAGDAGRGFAVVADEVRKLAEKTMASTHDVSSAIQAIQESTNKSMASVENAVLQIDKATGFANDSGHALTDIVSTAEATADQIQAIAAASEQQSAASEEINANIERVNNMVGQTAESMAEAAGAVAGLAAQTEGLRALVARMQQQ; this is encoded by the coding sequence GTGACCATACGCGCCAAACTCATCAGCCTTATGGCTTCCTTCATCGCGGCCATCGTGCTCGTGGTGTCCTTCATGGCCTACTACGCCTATAAGGACAGTTACCAGATCGCGGTAAGCGGCTCAAAAACGACCGTCCAGAGCGTCACAAACTATGTTTCGCTCTTCTTCAACACCGCCGAGGACAACAGCGCCTTTCTGGCCGGGCTGCCGCAGACGGCCGAAGCGGCCGGGTACCTTCCCTCCCATGTCGGACTGGGCGCGTCCAAGACCCACACGCGCCGGGAAATGAGCCCTCAGGCCCTGGAGCTGGACAAGATACTGGAACAGCTTGCCGAATCCAGCGCTTCCTACCTGGCCGTGGGCCTGGGCTCCACGGACGGGGGTTTTCTGGAGTACCCTCCCATTGCCTATCCCGCCGGTTTCGATCCGCGCAAACGTCCCTGGTACCAGTCCGCCGAGGACAGCGGCACGGGCGCGGCCCATTCCGTTTATCTGAACGCGGCGGGCACGCCCGTGTGTTCCTTTGTGCATACGGTCAAGGACGGGGGCAGGACGGCGGGCGTCTCCTACATCGAGGTAAGCCTCGCCACGCTTTCAAAAAGCATTTCCGCCATGGAGATCGGCCGCACCGGCCGCCTGACCCTTATTGATCCCAGCGGCATCATCGTGGCGACCCGCAACGCCGAAGCTCTGTTCAGCAAGGTGGCGGACAAAAAAATGCCCGGCCTCGACACGATCTACGCCATGCCCAACGGCGTGCACATGGCCAAGGTCAACGGCCGGGACGTACTGGTCAACATCTTCAGCGACCAGCGCGGCTGGAAATACGTCTACGCCATCGACGCGGACGAGGTTTTTGCAGGCACCTACGCCATGCTGCGGATCAGCGTGATCTTCTCCCTGGTCATGGCCGTGGCGGTCTTCATTCTGGGCGCGCTCATCCTGCGCAGCATCAACCGCCCCCTGGGACTGCTCAGCAGCACTTCCGAAACCATTGCCGACGGCGACATACAGGCCGCGCTGCCCGACAGGGTGCTGTTTTCCGGCGAACTGCTGAGTCTGTACGAAAGTTTTGCGAAAATGCTCGCCCATATCAACGAGACTCTGCGCCGTTCCCAGGAAAGCGAACAAAAAGCCCACCGTGAGGAAGAAAAGGCCCGCGCCTCCATGTTGCGGGCGGAAGAGGCGGGCGCGGCGGCCCAGGCCAAGACCACAGCCATGCTGGGCGTGGCCGAAAGCCTGGATAAGGCCATCCGGGTCATTTCCGACGCTTCCGGCGCGCTTTCGGTCCAGATCGAGCAATCCGACCGGATCGCCTCCGAATCGGCCCGAAGCCTGACCGAAGCCGCCACGGCCATCAATGAGATGAACGCCACAGTGCAGGAAGTGGCCCGCAATGTCTCCACCACGTCCCGGTTCTCCGGCGAGACCAGGGCCAAGGCCGAAAGCGGCGCGCAGGTCGTGCATCAGTCGCTGCAAAGCATTGAGCGGGTGCATGCGGTTTCGCTGGAATTGCGCACGGACATGGAACGACTCAACGAGCATGCCGGGGCCATCAGCCGGATCATGACCGTGATTTCCGACATTGCGGACCAGACCAACCTGCTGGCCCTGAATGCGGCCATTGAGGCCGCCCGCGCGGGCGACGCCGGGCGCGGCTTTGCCGTGGTGGCTGACGAGGTGCGCAAACTGGCCGAAAAAACCATGGCTTCCACCCACGACGTGAGCAGCGCCATCCAGGCCATTCAGGAAAGCACCAACAAAAGCATGGCCTCGGTGGAAAACGCCGTGCTCCAGATTGACAAGGCCACGGGCTTTGCCAATGACTCCGGCCACGCCCTGACCGACATCGTAAGCACCGCAGAGGCCACGGCCGACCAGATTCAGGCCATTGCCGCGGCCAGCGAGCAGCAGTCCGCCGCCTCGGAGGAGATCAACGCCAATATCGAACGGGTCAACAACATGGTCGGCCAGACCGCCGAAAGCATGGCGGAAGCCGCCGGGGCCGTGGCCGGGCTCGCGGCCCAGACCGAGGGCTTGCGGGCTCTGGTGGCCCGGATGCAACAGCAGTAG
- a CDS encoding iron-containing alcohol dehydrogenase: protein MFSSFQTVERVVYGRGVAAKLGDEVLRLGCRTVAVITDKGLVDAGIHTPLMASLKGAGVEALLYDQAELDPTPASIEKAAAWVRQNKVELLVGLGGGSALDSTKATALLAVHEGPMSRYFGLHKVPSACMPTILIPTTAGTGSEMTSNAVLNDPITDSKQGTVSDYLYAKVVLLDPELTAGLPPFYTAITGLDALVHCIESYVSLHATPFTDALNLQAMRMISDNIRKVYANGGNMEAREQMLYGAAISGMGFSNTQNGIIHALGMSVPSEHHIPHGLMMAVCAPMGMSFNALAAPEKFAVIAEILGSAPAGASVREKAKSAAAGFVSLMDDLGIKQGLSNYGIHREELRGVAELGAAYKRLMDSNPRKGTADVLEKLLEQFY, encoded by the coding sequence ATGTTTTCGAGTTTCCAAACTGTTGAGCGGGTGGTGTACGGCCGGGGCGTCGCGGCGAAACTGGGTGACGAGGTTCTGCGCCTCGGCTGCCGCACGGTGGCCGTGATCACGGACAAAGGCTTGGTGGACGCGGGCATCCATACGCCTCTGATGGCTTCCCTCAAGGGCGCGGGCGTGGAAGCCCTGCTCTATGACCAGGCCGAGCTGGACCCCACCCCGGCGTCCATTGAAAAGGCCGCCGCCTGGGTCAGGCAGAACAAGGTGGAACTGCTGGTGGGCCTGGGCGGGGGCAGCGCCCTGGACAGCACCAAGGCCACGGCCCTGCTGGCCGTGCACGAAGGCCCCATGAGCCGCTATTTCGGCCTGCACAAGGTGCCCTCGGCCTGCATGCCCACCATCCTGATTCCCACCACGGCGGGCACGGGCAGCGAAATGACCTCCAACGCGGTGCTCAATGACCCGATCACCGATTCCAAGCAAGGCACGGTCAGCGACTATCTCTACGCCAAGGTGGTTCTGCTGGACCCCGAGCTGACCGCGGGCCTGCCGCCCTTTTACACGGCCATCACCGGCCTGGACGCCCTGGTGCACTGCATCGAGTCCTACGTGAGCCTGCACGCCACGCCCTTCACGGACGCCCTGAACCTCCAGGCCATGCGCATGATCTCCGACAATATCCGCAAAGTCTACGCCAACGGCGGCAATATGGAAGCGCGCGAGCAGATGCTCTACGGCGCGGCCATCAGCGGCATGGGATTTTCCAACACCCAGAACGGCATCATCCACGCCCTGGGCATGTCCGTGCCCTCGGAGCACCACATCCCCCACGGCCTGATGATGGCGGTGTGCGCGCCCATGGGCATGAGCTTCAACGCCCTGGCCGCTCCCGAAAAATTCGCGGTCATCGCCGAAATCCTGGGCAGCGCCCCGGCCGGGGCCTCGGTGCGCGAAAAAGCCAAAAGCGCCGCCGCGGGCTTCGTAAGCCTCATGGACGACCTGGGCATCAAGCAGGGCCTGTCCAACTACGGCATCCACCGGGAAGAACTGCGCGGCGTGGCCGAACTGGGCGCGGCCTACAAACGGCTGATGGACAGCAATCCGCGCAAGGGCACCGCCGACGTGCTGGAGAAGCTGCTGGAGCAATTTTACTGA
- a CDS encoding TRAP transporter large permease → MDISNEMLAVLSIISMFGLFCTGFPISYTMIFSGLLFGFLGFGKLVFHLLTIQFWQVMSDPVMGAIPFFLLMGYLLEGAGLMDRLFRSFQLLLARLPGSLYGAISLTGTIFAAATGIVGSSVNLLCIMAEPSMRRSGYDIRMGAGCIAAAGTLGILIPPSIMLVVLGPIMGLPITDLFAAAILPGLLLAGIYVAYSLIKCAIWPQYGPPLPKEERAASMALVLKELLIGAVPLAILIFSTLGSILCGIATPTEASACGAFGALALVIVYRKFTWKGLAKALHSTILLSSMILIMIASCNFFGSVFSRLGGAVALSNALLGMDIAPMFMLFLIMAIIFFMGWAMEWVPIVLILVPLLIPVVEAMQFDKLWFCLVVAVTLQTSWLSPPVALSCYFIKGSLPHWPLNDIYKGMFQYIGCQLVGLILIILFPAIVTWLPNYLKQ, encoded by the coding sequence ATGGATATATCAAATGAAATGCTGGCGGTCCTGTCCATCATCTCCATGTTCGGCCTGTTCTGCACGGGCTTCCCCATTTCCTACACCATGATTTTCAGCGGACTGCTGTTCGGTTTTCTCGGCTTCGGCAAATTGGTCTTCCATTTGCTGACCATCCAGTTCTGGCAGGTCATGAGCGACCCGGTCATGGGTGCGATCCCCTTCTTTCTGCTCATGGGTTATCTCCTGGAAGGCGCGGGGCTCATGGACAGACTGTTCCGATCATTCCAACTGTTGCTGGCCCGCCTGCCCGGCTCCCTATATGGAGCCATCAGCCTGACGGGCACTATTTTTGCCGCGGCCACGGGTATTGTGGGCTCTTCGGTCAACCTGCTCTGCATCATGGCCGAACCCTCCATGCGCCGCAGCGGCTACGACATCCGCATGGGCGCGGGCTGCATAGCCGCCGCCGGAACACTGGGCATCCTCATTCCGCCCAGCATCATGCTGGTGGTGCTCGGTCCCATCATGGGCCTGCCCATCACGGACCTTTTTGCCGCCGCCATCCTGCCCGGCCTTCTGCTGGCCGGTATCTACGTCGCCTATTCGCTGATCAAGTGCGCCATCTGGCCCCAGTACGGGCCGCCCCTGCCCAAAGAAGAACGCGCCGCCAGCATGGCCCTCGTACTCAAGGAGCTGCTCATCGGCGCGGTGCCCCTGGCCATCCTCATTTTCTCCACCCTGGGCAGCATCCTCTGCGGCATCGCCACGCCCACCGAGGCTTCGGCCTGCGGCGCATTCGGCGCGTTGGCTCTGGTCATCGTCTACCGCAAGTTCACCTGGAAAGGGCTGGCCAAGGCCCTGCACAGCACCATCCTGCTTTCGTCCATGATCCTGATCATGATCGCCTCCTGCAACTTCTTCGGTTCCGTCTTTTCCCGTCTGGGCGGTGCCGTGGCCCTTTCCAACGCCCTGCTGGGCATGGACATCGCCCCCATGTTCATGCTGTTTCTGATCATGGCCATCATCTTCTTCATGGGCTGGGCCATGGAGTGGGTGCCTATCGTGCTTATTCTGGTGCCGCTGCTTATCCCTGTGGTGGAAGCCATGCAGTTCGACAAGCTCTGGTTCTGCCTGGTGGTGGCCGTGACCCTGCAGACATCCTGGCTCTCGCCGCCTGTGGCCCTTTCCTGTTACTTCATCAAGGGCAGCCTGCCGCACTGGCCGCTGAATGACATCTATAAGGGCATGTTCCAGTATATCGGCTGCCAGTTGGTGGGGCTTATCCTGATCATTCTGTTCCCGGCCATCGTGACCTGGCTGCCCAATTATCTAAAACAATAA
- a CDS encoding TRAP transporter small permease subunit — translation MSQSLELAMARVAPGPKRIVAAVDRFNTGVGKLTSWLAIPMMLSVMYEVIMRNVFTAPSIWAMDMAMILYAIHFMLGSPYCLLTGNHIRTDFFYHSWSVRTKAAVDLANYIIFFFPAHLVFLYIATAYAWKSFIQNEVSVTSPWMPVIWPAKMAIPVCVALTLLQGISEAIKCYYRWKTGQNLWNSEQLGEAKD, via the coding sequence ATGTCTCAATCGCTTGAACTGGCCATGGCGCGGGTAGCGCCGGGCCCCAAAAGAATCGTCGCCGCCGTGGACAGGTTCAACACCGGCGTGGGTAAGCTGACCTCATGGCTGGCCATCCCCATGATGCTTTCCGTGATGTACGAAGTGATCATGCGCAACGTCTTCACCGCGCCGTCCATCTGGGCCATGGACATGGCCATGATACTCTACGCCATCCACTTCATGCTCGGCTCCCCCTACTGCCTGCTGACCGGCAACCACATCCGCACGGATTTTTTCTACCATTCCTGGTCGGTCAGAACCAAAGCCGCCGTGGACCTGGCCAACTACATCATTTTCTTCTTCCCCGCGCATTTGGTCTTTTTGTATATCGCCACCGCGTATGCCTGGAAGTCTTTCATCCAGAACGAGGTTTCCGTCACCAGTCCGTGGATGCCCGTCATCTGGCCCGCCAAAATGGCTATTCCGGTATGTGTGGCGCTGACCCTGCTGCAGGGCATCTCTGAGGCGATCAAATGTTATTACCGCTGGAAAACCGGCCAAAACCTCTGGAACAGCGAACAACTCGGCGAGGCCAAGGACTAG